In the Lactobacillus paragasseri genome, ATGCGCGAAAAACTTGAAATTGCGCTAACTTTGAGTCGAGAAGCAAAATTATACTTACTTGATGAACCGTTTTCTGGAATTGATCCAATGGCTAGAAAAAGAATTATTAATTCAATCTTACTTTGGAAGAGCCCAGATAGCACTATTGTTATTTCTGATCACTTCGTAAATGAAATTACGACGATTTTAGATGAAGTTGTAATTGTAAAAGATAAGAAAATCGCTAGTCATCTCTCAGCAGATGATATTAGAGCAAAGGGACATAGTATTGAGGAATACTATGAAAGCTTATATGCAGATGAAGGAGCTGAATAAACATGACTACTTTTAAAGCATTATTTAATCAAATGGGTAAAAAGAAACGTCGCAGCGTTTATTTACTGGCTCTCTTGCAATTGGTAGCAGCCTCCGTTTTCGCACTCTGGGCATTATTTTCAAATGGCGGTGCATTTTCTAATCAAGATAAACCAATAGCCTGGTTTGTAATGGTCTTCACTTTTGCCCCTTTGGCAGATATGGCTTATGTAGTGCTTTCTGCTTGGCAGAATGAAAAGGAATATAGTTCGCAAACTTGGCGTCTGGTTCCAGTTTCATCTAGTAAGTTTTACTTAGCTAATATATTATCAGCTATTGTTAACGGACTTTACTTAGTTTTAATCCAAATTGGAATGGGCGTTGTTACATTTTTACCAGCGTTAATAAGTAATGATGTAAGAACCAATATCTGGGAAATTAATCAAGCTATCTCTAAGTCAAGCCACGCAGGTGACTTTTGGCAAAAGCTCTCTGATTCATTTCCAATCGGAGAAATGCTAAGTGCATTATTAGCATTTTTATTATTTGCAATTTTAGTTTATAGCATTGTAACAACACTTAATCTTTCAAGTAGAACAATCACTGATTTTCTTCCTGATAAGCATAGTAAGTTAATTCGTTTCGTGATTATGATCGTTTTGATTTTTATCTTTATTGTATTAACAAACAATTTAGGCAGTTTACTAAATCAATTATGTTGGGGCGAAACAAGTAATGGTCTAGTTGCATTTGCTGAAGGTAATTTAATGATGGCCTTAATTGATATTATCTTAGGTTCAATTAATATCTGGCTTTTGAAGGACTTCCATGAGGGAAAGTAGGTATGCCTAATGACGTCTTTTTCATCAATATTTAAAGAATTAACTAAAAATAAGGTACGACTAGTTCGGCGTCTTGTATTTTTACAAATAGTAGTTGGTATTCTGCTTGGTTTTTGGGCACTATTTTATTCTGCTTTTGAAGGTGAAAGTAAGGCATATTTCCTAATTTCGTTTATTACTATTACACCTTTGTTTGATGTAGCTTACTTATTTCTATCAAGTAGAAAAAATGAACAAGTTTATGCATCTCAGACTTGGCGTTTAGCACCAATCAAGGAAAGTACCTTGCTACTTGCAAATTTGTTTTCTGCAATTGTTGATGGCTTATATTTAGTAGTTATTCAATTAGCAATGATATTAATTGCAGGTTTACCAATAATTGGCACAAACGAGTTTTGGAAAACGACATTTAAAAATTTCGGCTCAATTGGTGAAGGAAAGTTATGGCAAGATATCCATATAACAGATTTGATTTCAGTTATTGTTTTGCTGATTTTAATTGGAATTTTTATTTATCTTGCGGTTAGTTTAATTAACTTTACTGGAAAAATAGTTAGCGATTTCTTGCCAGAAAAGATAAGTAAACTAGTTTACTTCCTTGTAGTTGTTTCGCTAACTTGCATCGGATTAATATTCTTAATTAATGTTTATTGGTTCGTCATGGATTCAGTGACAGGATTTTTACAAAATGGAATGTTTTTAACAACTTTAGGTAAAGATGCTATTGACGTTAGGTCTGATCTAACTGGTAATTATCTGACCATGGCAGTTGTTTTAGCAGTTGATATAATTTTGATTGCAATTAATGTCGTACTTCTGCGTAAGTATCATGAAGCGAAGATATAAGAAAAAGGAATAAGATTTTGAAAATTTGTTTTCAAAACCCTATTCCTTTTTTTGCTGCCAGTAATTTTAAATTAAGAATTAGCTTGAATATAATCTAAAACTTGTTCAGCTTCTTCCATTGTGTACTTAGCTTCGCCAGTCTTCATCGCATGCAATTTTTCTACAGATAGGTGACTTGAGAAAGCAAGCGCTGTATCGTTGACATTATTTTTAACTTCAAACTCAATAATTGCATCGGATAATTCTTCAGGACTCATTTTATAATTCACACTTTCTAAAAAAATCTATTTAAACCATTGTATTTGATCAAATGGGAAATATCGTAATTTGACCTCACCAACAATATCTTTTTTCTTGATAAAGCCAAACATCCGTGAATCTTTTGAAACATTCCGGTGATCGCCCATTACGAAATAACAGTCTTTTGGCACTCGCTTTACATGATAAAGCTGCTGCAGGCTGAAATTATTGGTGTATAGTTGACCCTTAGCAAGCTTTTTCTTGTATTCTGTTAAGTACGACTCTTTGATTGGCTTTCCATTAATATACATTACATCATTTTTTGATTTAATGCTGTCTCCAGGCACTCCGATAATTCTCTTAATATAAAGTGCGCCTGGTTGATCTGGCGCTCGTAAAATCACAATATCACCACGTGAGAGCTTAGAATGTCTTACTGCAATGATTCGATCATTATTCTCAAAGGTTGGCTGCATTGATGGTCCAGTGATAGTTTCATTAGCAAGTAATACGCGGAACATAAAAATATATAAACCAAAAATTACAATTGCTAGAATGAATACCTGCAGGAGCCAATGACCAAGCGATTCAGCCGATTCAGTTTTATGTTTTGACATAATTTTTGCTCCTTAATGCTTACATCACTTTTATTATACCTGTTTTTATTAATTTTGAATGGTAAAATCATTTCATAGGGAATGTATCAAATGAAACAGTATCAAATTAAACTCAATCAATTAGACAGAGAACTGAATTATTTACCTCTTCATAGACAAGTTGACATAATTAATAATATAATTGCCAATATTCAGCAAAAAAAGATTTTACCAAAATCACCTAATTCACTTGGATTTTTACCTGATAGCTTAGATATAATGATAGATAATATTGGAAATAAAGATAAAGCCCAAGAAGCAAATAATTTACTTAATAATTTCCGTAGTTTTCTTTCAAGAGAATATGGAGTTTGGTCTTTGCCAAACTTAGAAACAGCAAGGTTAATTAAGCAAGAGTATCATGTTAAATCAAGCTTAGAAATTATGGCAGGAAATGCATATTGGTCGAAGGCTTTAAGTCAGGTGGGGATAAAGGCAACAGCAAGTGATTCTTTTTCTTGGGCTAAAAGTTCAACAACCGGAGAAGCTCCAATTTTTGCAACAGAGAATCTGGATGCCTTAAGTGCAATTAAAAAGCATCCTGAAGTTGATCTGATCATTTGCTCCTGGGCGCCTAATTTTGGCGAAGATGATTTAAAGATTCTTGATTTATATCGTAGTCTTGATCATCAACCAGTGTTATTGTTTATTGGCGAAAAAAAATGGTGCTACAAATTCTACTTCTTTTTGGCAGAAAGCAAAATGTAGGACTAATACGAAAATTAATCGCAGCTTTCAAAGCTTTGATTTTATTAACGAAAAGGTTTTTGAAATAAAATAATGAAACTAAAACGACTTATTCTTTTAATAATTTCTTTTGTAGCCTTTTTGGGATTAGGGATGATTTTATCTCGCCAGCAATCTCAAAGAGCTGACCAAGTTTTGAATAATAATGGTTTGTCGAGTACATATTATGTTTTTAAATCTAAGAAAAAGCATAATATTAAGCAGTTATTAAACTATGTAAATAAAAATTTTGCTCATGATAAAGTGCAGATTCATTTTGAATCAGATTATATTCCAGATCGAGTATTAATTTGGGCTAATTATAATTTAAAGAGTCAACCATTGGCCAAAGGAAGCTCGCGTTACTTTACTAAAAGCGACTTTGATGGATCAATTCCTTTTGCAGTTATTTCAGCGGATACCAAAAGTAAAGTTGTAACTTTACAAAATAATCATTATCTAAAGGAAAATAATGATTATGTAACCATTATTGGTGAATTAAAGAGAAATAACGAAAGTCAAAATGGACAAGCAGTTTATTATCTTTCAACAGGGATTAATCAGCCCACTGCCAAAGAGTCAATTACTAATTATAAGATCGTAGTAGATGGTTTAAACAAAAACGAAGCTAATTCTATGCATGCGTATTTAAAAGGAAACATGCAGACTAAAGATTTCAGTAAAACTTACAATAGACAGCATGGAATTAGTCCTACTAAGAAACTTATTGCAGCTATCTTGTGTGTGGTAATTGCTCTTGTAGTTGCAGCTATAGCTGCTGTTTTAGCTGAAAATCCGGTAAACCTAAAATTTGTACCTGGAAAAATCTGGGCTCACTTATTGGCTGATTCTGGACTACGTTTTTTCTTGGCAAACGGAATTGTAGTTTTATTAACTAGTTTAGGATTACAGACTTGGAAGTTTTATTCTAATCATAGTCAACTTTATATTTTATATTTAGTTGTATTTGCTATGCAGATTATTACATACGTGTTGATGCTACTTGCGATAAAAATTAAGAAGGAAAAATAATGTCATTACCAGTTGAATTTATTAAGAAATATCAAAATTTGCTTGGAGAAGAAGAGAGCAATAAATTTTTTGCAGCAATTGATAGTTCTAGTAAGAAGGGCTTTCGATTAAATCCTTTAAAGAATAATTATCACGATGTCCAATATAGTCTTGCAGACCCCATTGAATTTACTAGTGATGGTTATTATGGTGGAATTTCGGGACGTGACAGTGAGTGGACTAGCGGTTATGTTTATTCTCAAGACCCATCAGCAATGTATCCAGCCGTTGCCCTTAATGTAAAACCTGGAGAAAAGGTACTTGATTTATGTGCTGCACCCGGTGGTAAGTCAACTGCACTAGCAAGTTTTTTAGAAAATAAAGGACTTTTAGTGGCTAATGAAATTTCAAAGAGTCGAGCTAAAGATTTACGTGAAAATTTAGAGCGGTGGGGAGCTACAAATGTTGTAGTTACAAATGAGAGTCCTGAACGTTTATCAAAAAAGTTACCCAATTTTTTTGATAAGATTCTGGTTGATGCACCTTGTTCTGGTGAAGGAATGTTTAGAAAAGATCCTGCAGCAATGCAGTACTGGTCTCCAGAATATGTCTTAACTTGTCAGGCAAGACAGAAAGAAATTTTGACACAAGCAATGAAAATGTTAAAGGCAGACGGTGAATTGGTTTATTCTACTTGTACCTATTCTCCAGAAGAAGATGAAGAAATAGTTGCTTGGTTAGTTGAAAACTACCATTTAAAAATCGAACCTTTAAAGTTATATCCAGGAATGTCAATGGGTAAATCAGATTGGTCAAAGTCTAATTTGCCTGAATTAAAGGATACAGTTAGACTTTGGTTTCAGAATGGAGTTGGTGAAGGTCAGTTTGTAGCCCATTTGAGAAATACTGAAGCAGTTGAAGATGCTTCAAGTAAAGTTAAGAAGAGAAAGAAAAAACATCAGAAAAAG is a window encoding:
- a CDS encoding RsmB/NOP family class I SAM-dependent RNA methyltransferase encodes the protein MSLPVEFIKKYQNLLGEEESNKFFAAIDSSSKKGFRLNPLKNNYHDVQYSLADPIEFTSDGYYGGISGRDSEWTSGYVYSQDPSAMYPAVALNVKPGEKVLDLCAAPGGKSTALASFLENKGLLVANEISKSRAKDLRENLERWGATNVVVTNESPERLSKKLPNFFDKILVDAPCSGEGMFRKDPAAMQYWSPEYVLTCQARQKEILTQAMKMLKADGELVYSTCTYSPEEDEEIVAWLVENYHLKIEPLKLYPGMSMGKSDWSKSNLPELKDTVRLWFQNGVGEGQFVAHLRNTEAVEDASSKVKKRKKKHQKKSSITRLTKDEITTVAKVLDNFVLPDSLENWQKTVLQSNGHVFVPAVDPELLNELHILNNGVELGLLKKKRFEPSHQLAEVLGQKEQKQLLNLKNETDYEHYLHGETIKVNSELRGFVLVAYQNHIFSFGKIGNDQILKNFYPKGLRK
- a CDS encoding ABC transporter permease, yielding MTTFKALFNQMGKKKRRSVYLLALLQLVAASVFALWALFSNGGAFSNQDKPIAWFVMVFTFAPLADMAYVVLSAWQNEKEYSSQTWRLVPVSSSKFYLANILSAIVNGLYLVLIQIGMGVVTFLPALISNDVRTNIWEINQAISKSSHAGDFWQKLSDSFPIGEMLSALLAFLLFAILVYSIVTTLNLSSRTITDFLPDKHSKLIRFVIMIVLIFIFIVLTNNLGSLLNQLCWGETSNGLVAFAEGNLMMALIDIILGSINIWLLKDFHEGK
- the lepB gene encoding signal peptidase I, which encodes MSKHKTESAESLGHWLLQVFILAIVIFGLYIFMFRVLLANETITGPSMQPTFENNDRIIAVRHSKLSRGDIVILRAPDQPGALYIKRIIGVPGDSIKSKNDVMYINGKPIKESYLTEYKKKLAKGQLYTNNFSLQQLYHVKRVPKDCYFVMGDHRNVSKDSRMFGFIKKKDIVGEVKLRYFPFDQIQWFK
- a CDS encoding LBP_cg2779 family protein; this encodes MSPEELSDAIIEFEVKNNVNDTALAFSSHLSVEKLHAMKTGEAKYTMEEAEQVLDYIQANS